A genomic stretch from Oleomonas cavernae includes:
- a CDS encoding calcium-binding protein, whose product MDDVLDGAGGKDHLRGVGGNDLLTGGPGGDILDGGEGDDTVSFAGSTRGVVADLVAGTATGPGLGNDTLISIENIIGTAGADDLSGTDGDNRIDGGLGADRMAGRLGNDTYVVDDAGDVVVEAPGAGTDTVETTLAAYKLGNDVENLVYVGTGNFIGTGSVGVNLLVGGDGDDTLNGGFRHDTLRGGLGNDTYIVDEDTVEEAADAGYDTVEATYDIVLGDNLEALLFRGTRANVGTGNALDNVMTDNGAAGELNGEAGNDQLFGRAGNDIMRAGTGNDLLDGGTGDDFMRGSEGDDTYIVDTLGDVVTEAHGDGYDTVRSAVSFTLSGGFEELIITTRSAANGTGNNLENYIQGGGGANVLQGLTGDDHLVGGSGNDTLDGGTGIDWMTGGAGNDSYVVDNASDVVDEGSFAGGPVSGSGNDTVQTTLQAYSLSAVYGSASGTPGTSTNDIENLVLLGTRNSTATGNALNNHLTGNVGNNTLTGLGGADTLTGGVGRDTFVFGAGFGKDTITDFEADDVIRFQDGLFAGFADIMAHAVQSDTAVVITWSAGNKLTLADTLLGDLQSDDFLFA is encoded by the coding sequence GTGGATGACGTCCTCGACGGCGCCGGCGGCAAGGATCACCTGCGCGGCGTGGGCGGCAACGACCTGCTGACCGGCGGGCCGGGCGGTGACATCCTGGATGGCGGCGAGGGTGATGACACCGTCAGCTTCGCCGGGTCCACGCGCGGCGTGGTCGCCGATCTGGTGGCCGGCACGGCCACGGGGCCGGGCCTGGGCAACGACACGCTCATCAGCATCGAGAACATCATCGGCACGGCCGGGGCCGACGATTTGAGCGGCACCGACGGCGACAACCGCATCGACGGCGGCCTGGGTGCCGACCGCATGGCGGGCCGCCTGGGCAACGATACCTATGTCGTCGACGACGCGGGCGATGTGGTGGTCGAGGCGCCGGGCGCCGGCACCGACACGGTCGAGACGACCCTGGCCGCCTACAAGCTGGGCAACGACGTGGAAAACCTCGTCTATGTCGGCACCGGCAATTTCATCGGCACCGGCAGTGTGGGCGTAAACCTCCTGGTCGGTGGGGACGGCGACGACACGCTGAACGGCGGCTTCCGCCACGACACGCTGCGGGGCGGCCTGGGCAACGATACCTATATCGTCGACGAGGACACGGTGGAGGAGGCGGCCGATGCCGGCTACGACACCGTGGAGGCCACCTACGACATCGTCCTGGGCGACAATCTCGAAGCGCTGCTGTTCCGCGGCACGCGTGCCAACGTCGGCACCGGCAACGCCCTCGACAATGTGATGACCGACAACGGCGCCGCCGGCGAGTTGAACGGCGAGGCGGGCAATGACCAGTTGTTCGGCCGCGCCGGCAACGACATCATGCGGGCGGGCACCGGCAACGACCTGCTGGACGGCGGCACCGGCGACGACTTCATGCGCGGCAGCGAGGGCGACGATACCTATATCGTCGATACCCTCGGCGATGTCGTCACCGAAGCCCATGGCGATGGCTACGACACGGTGCGAAGCGCGGTCTCCTTCACCCTGTCGGGCGGGTTCGAGGAACTGATCATCACCACCCGCAGCGCCGCCAACGGCACCGGAAATAACCTAGAGAATTACATCCAGGGCGGCGGTGGGGCCAATGTGTTGCAGGGCCTCACCGGGGATGATCACCTGGTAGGTGGTAGCGGGAATGACACGCTGGACGGCGGCACCGGCATCGACTGGATGACGGGCGGTGCCGGCAACGATAGCTACGTCGTCGACAATGCGTCGGATGTGGTTGACGAGGGCAGCTTTGCCGGTGGCCCGGTTTCCGGCTCGGGCAACGACACTGTCCAGACGACGCTTCAGGCCTATTCGCTTTCGGCCGTTTACGGAAGCGCGAGCGGCACGCCGGGAACCTCGACCAACGATATCGAAAACCTGGTCCTGCTCGGCACCCGCAACAGCACCGCCACCGGCAATGCGCTCAACAACCACCTGACCGGCAATGTCGGCAACAATACGCTGACCGGCCTGGGCGGGGCGGATACGCTGACCGGCGGCGTGGGGCGCGACACCTTCGTCTTCGGCGCCGGCTTCGGCAAGGACACGATCACCGATTTCGAGGCCGATGACGTCATCCGTTTCCAGGACGGCCTCTTCGCCGGCTTCGCCGATATCATGGCCCATGCCGTGCAGTCGGACACCGCGGTGGTGATTACTTGGAGCGCCGGCAACAAACTCACCTTGGCCGATACGCTGCTGGGTGATCTTCAGTCGGACGATTTCTTGTTCGCGTAA
- a CDS encoding integrin alpha, whose protein sequence is MPDFPAQFDVVVLDGSNGFRLIGGGTYDHGGSGYSVAGLGDINGDGFDDVAIVAPFAEGWSQYTIGTVNVFEGRASPAADIYLWDGGPSFMGRYEENFGQRVAGLGDINGDGFADFMIEGSGSYYQIDVTDPYSYVWVDVPHTYVIYGGGDHLTGGTTSDYSGFAAAGDVNGDGFADVTVGTSTIVFGSATGIPDDVAPATIDAATGLKVTGATFRSIDAAGDVDGDGFGDVVARDDNNDAYVVFGRALGGSVDVGQLNGADGFKLDLPVGDLRAVVSLGDVNGDGLDDVALDAMIQGPQAVPIIYVVFGRADGVASVDPSALDGTNGFSVLGGNTLVAAAGDLNGDTLADLIVSGRYVIFGRSDAIPASVNVGALNGSNGFEVIAAGLHNLQGAGDVNGDGIGDLAAGTPGTPTLSIRAGRRGLRTSSSARSDRRRIGQARPAMISTSAAVWMTSSTAPAARITCAAWAATTC, encoded by the coding sequence ATGCCAGACTTTCCAGCGCAGTTCGACGTGGTCGTTCTGGACGGCAGCAATGGTTTTCGCCTGATTGGCGGCGGAACCTATGATCATGGCGGCAGCGGCTATTCGGTGGCCGGACTGGGCGACATCAACGGCGACGGTTTCGACGATGTCGCCATCGTAGCCCCCTTCGCGGAAGGCTGGTCGCAATACACCATCGGCACGGTGAATGTCTTCGAGGGCAGGGCTTCGCCTGCGGCTGACATCTATCTGTGGGACGGCGGGCCAAGTTTCATGGGCCGCTATGAGGAGAACTTCGGCCAGCGCGTCGCGGGTCTGGGCGATATCAACGGCGATGGCTTCGCCGATTTCATGATCGAAGGCTCTGGCTCCTACTACCAGATCGATGTGACCGATCCCTATTCCTATGTCTGGGTCGACGTGCCGCATACCTATGTCATCTATGGCGGTGGGGACCACCTGACCGGCGGCACCACCTCCGACTATTCAGGCTTTGCGGCGGCAGGCGATGTGAACGGCGATGGGTTCGCGGATGTCACCGTGGGCACCAGCACGATCGTGTTCGGCAGCGCCACGGGTATTCCCGATGATGTCGCGCCGGCCACGATTGATGCCGCCACGGGCCTGAAGGTGACCGGGGCGACGTTCCGTTCGATCGATGCCGCCGGTGATGTCGATGGCGATGGCTTCGGCGACGTCGTCGCTCGTGACGACAATAACGATGCCTATGTCGTTTTCGGCCGCGCCCTGGGCGGCAGCGTCGATGTCGGGCAGTTGAACGGTGCCGATGGATTCAAGCTGGACCTGCCAGTCGGCGACCTCAGGGCTGTTGTTTCCCTGGGGGACGTCAATGGTGATGGGCTGGACGATGTCGCCCTTGATGCCATGATCCAGGGACCGCAGGCCGTACCAATCATCTACGTCGTCTTTGGCCGGGCGGACGGCGTCGCCAGCGTGGACCCCTCGGCGCTGGACGGCACCAATGGCTTTTCGGTGCTTGGCGGCAACACCCTCGTCGCTGCGGCGGGCGATCTCAATGGTGACACGCTGGCCGACCTGATCGTCAGTGGACGATATGTGATTTTCGGCCGTTCCGACGCCATCCCCGCCAGTGTAAATGTCGGCGCGCTGAACGGCAGCAATGGGTTTGAAGTCATCGCGGCGGGTCTTCACAACCTTCAGGGTGCGGGCGATGTGAATGGCGATGGCATCGGCGATCTCGCGGCCGGTACCCCTGGAACGCCGACCCTCTCGATCCGAGCTGGACGCCGGGGGTTACGCACATCATCTTCGGCCAGGTCGGACCGGCGCAGAATTGGACAGGCTCGGCCAGCGATGATTTCCACGTCGGCAGCGGTGTGGATGACGTCCTCGACGGCGCCGGCGGCAAGGATCACCTGCGCGGCGTGGGCGGCAACGACCTGCTGA